The sequence ATTTTTAGATAAAAAGTAATACAGAAAATAGATAAAATGAAATATACAAAATTTTATAAATAAAAAAAACCATATAAGAAAAGTAATATATATTATATAAAAGTTTTGTAAAAGATTTATAAGTATAAGTAATTATAATTATAAATTTTTTACAGAACAAGTCTTATACAATATAGAGGTGAGTTGAGTGGAAAAATCTAATATTATTATCTCAATTATTATTGTTATTTGTATTGCAGCAGGAGTAACTGCTTATGGATTAACTAGTGAAGATAACGGAGTATTCAAGAATCTCCAAGGAATTGGTGCAGATAACGGAGGATCTGGTGTTGGAAATTCTACTAACGTAAGTACCAATACAGATAATTCTGGCTCTGGCTCATCAGATAACAGTGGTTCTGATGGACAATATTCTGGAGGAGACAGTTCTGGTGCTGGTTACTACGATGGTAGTGGCAGTAGTAGTGGTAGTGGTGACAGTGGAAACAATGCTATTACTCCAAATGATAACGGCGGCTCAAATGATAATGGTGGATCAAATAACGGCGACATACATGCAGTTGCATATGAATTAACCACATATCACTCCGATGGATCTTATACTGTAACTAAATATAATTACCTTGACCAGAAAGTTGGATTTATTACTTATGATAAGGATGGAAATCAAATTGAAGGTGGAGGTGGTGCTTAAAAACACCATAATAATCAGTAAAAACATTTACTGATTATAATCTTTTTTTTTAAAAAATTTAGAATTTAGTAATATTACTTAAAAAATAGTAATATTTATATATTAGTTTAAACTAATATTCTAATGTTGATATACATGGGCCGGTAGCCTAGTAGGATAGGGCGTCGGACTTCTAATCCGAAGATCCCGGGTTCAAATCCCGGCCGGTCCGTATAAAAGATACTTTTTTTATTAATTTTACTTACTCTAAAAAATTTACTGTTTAATCATAAATTTAATTAAAAAAGGGCTTGTAGCCTAGCTGGATAGGGCGTTAGACTCCTAATCTAAAGATCGCGGGTTCAAATCCCGCCAAGTCCGTTTTATAAATAGCTCTCATTTTTTAACTTTTAAACTTAGAAACTTTTATAATAAATATAATTTAATATAAAACTATGGCAAATGATATATGTGAGATTAAAAGTATAAGAGAAGATGTTATTGAAGAAGTTTCAAGGGAAATGAAAACTTGTAAGACTTATGAAGACACAGCAAATATATTTAAATTGCTTGGGGATTACAATAGAATTAGAATCATTAATGCATTGAAAATTAAAGAATTATGTGTCTGTGAGTTATCCATATTATTAGATATGAGCCAATCAAGTATTTCACATCAATTAAGAATATTAAGACATCACAATATTGTAAAGAATAGAAAGGAAAATAAAAGGGTCTTTTATTCATTAAATAATGATAAAATATTCAAACTCATTGAAGAGTCTGAGGAATTGATATAATTGAATAAAAATAATCTAAAATATAATTTCCTTAACTTGAATTATTTAAAAAAGTTATCTAAAATAAATACCACTAGATATTAAAAATCAACCAAAATTATCCAATGTAACTACCTTTTTTGAGTCTGTATTTTCCTGTTTTTCCACTTTATCGAAAGATATTTCACCATATTTTCCACCACCACCTGGTGTGATATGTACAGTACCATTTCTAAATGACAAAATACCATTTGAAATCTTTGAATCAACCTTTTCAATATCCTCAATTGGAGTATTAATTAAAACCTCAATTTCAGGACCAAACTTATTTATAAGGTTTTCCCATTTACCTTGAACTGTTTTTGTTGTGACCCCTTTATCATAAATCTTAGATATAATTTCTGCAAGAGGCATTAAATGGACATATGGAGGTCTAAAGTCTGGATGATGAGGTGAATCATAGTCATTAATCTCACTAATCCTATAGTCTACACCTTTTTTAACTCTTCCGCCACAGTCCAAACATTTCATATTGTTTTCCTTTGCTATTAAAGGATCCACTAAACTGTGACAGTTTGTACATGCTGTCATGTGATATTTTCCTAAGTTTGGAACAAGACCATAGTTAGCTTTAATTCTGTTATGTTTTATTGCATATTTTAGTGAGGAATATGAAATATCTTTCATCTCTATTTGATTAAACTCTCGACCTAATCTATGAGGCCATGGTGAATGTGCATCTGAGTTTGATAAAAATGGAAAATCCTTTAATTCTTTAACTGTATCTGCCATATCTGTATCTGCAGATAAACCTAATTCTACAAAATCAACTTTTCCACCGTAACAATCATAGATACTATCATAAGACTTATACATTCCAGTCCAGGGTGTGAAAGCATGGGCAGGGCCAATTAAACAATCATAATCCCTAACCATATCGAAAATTTCACTGCCACTCATTTTAGTACGTGGTCTTCCATCGGAATATTTATTCTTAGATACCAATTTATCTGAAAGTTCACGGGCTGTATCCATATTTGGAAGTATAATCAGGTGGTGTATTTTCTTTTCTGCCTCAACCTCAACAGTTAGAATAAAATCACAATCCCTATATGAGTATATTCCATCGCCAACATATTCCGTATTTTCCTCAATCATTTCAAGCCATTTTGGATGGAAGGCATCCCCTGTACCAACAAGATTAAGACCTTTTTCCTTAGCTTTGGGAGCCATGTTCTCTATTAACATATCCTTAGATGTTGCCATGGAAAAACAACTGTGAACATGTAAATCAGTATTAATTAACATAAGTAATGATTAGCTTAATTTAATATATTAAACTTTTGAAAAAAAAAGATCAAACAAATAATCATACATAAAGTAAATTCAAATTCCATATTTAAAGAATAGCTAAAAAATAAAACAAAACACTGTAATACCTTTTAATTAAAAAATTATAAAGAATTCCCCAGTATTATAAAAAATTAAGAAATTAAAAAAATATAGACTGTTTCAGTATTTAATTAAAATGAAATAAAAAAAAGTAAGAAACTAAAAAAAATAATAAAAAAATTAACCGATATATCTTAAATCATCTTTATCCTGTTTTGGCATAGAACGATTAATCATATCTTGTTCCATTTGTTGAGCTTTAGAAATCATTTGTCT comes from Methanobrevibacter boviskoreani JH1 and encodes:
- a CDS encoding ArsR/SmtB family transcription factor, which translates into the protein MANDICEIKSIREDVIEEVSREMKTCKTYEDTANIFKLLGDYNRIRIINALKIKELCVCELSILLDMSQSSISHQLRILRHHNIVKNRKENKRVFYSLNNDKIFKLIEESEELI
- a CDS encoding TIGR00375 family protein; translation: MLINTDLHVHSCFSMATSKDMLIENMAPKAKEKGLNLVGTGDAFHPKWLEMIEENTEYVGDGIYSYRDCDFILTVEVEAEKKIHHLIILPNMDTARELSDKLVSKNKYSDGRPRTKMSGSEIFDMVRDYDCLIGPAHAFTPWTGMYKSYDSIYDCYGGKVDFVELGLSADTDMADTVKELKDFPFLSNSDAHSPWPHRLGREFNQIEMKDISYSSLKYAIKHNRIKANYGLVPNLGKYHMTACTNCHSLVDPLIAKENNMKCLDCGGRVKKGVDYRISEINDYDSPHHPDFRPPYVHLMPLAEIISKIYDKGVTTKTVQGKWENLINKFGPEIEVLINTPIEDIEKVDSKISNGILSFRNGTVHITPGGGGKYGEISFDKVEKQENTDSKKVVTLDNFG